One Denticeps clupeoides chromosome 12, fDenClu1.1, whole genome shotgun sequence genomic window carries:
- the oser1 gene encoding oxidative stress-responsive serine-rich protein 1: MESEGKDREEETLQTAFKKLRVDAESASAAVHVCETTRTAARSGTEGAKSKMSSPKENWHGCMRKSSRGAVRSQRRRRSKSPILHPPKFTYCSSKMSPPPGHLKHKSPPESEDACASLGVPAKKELLLSGHSSPVFGATGYETHVTASRDGLGSPHLSPRPHSDEDSSEGFPFLGADRCPLGGTLVAAADPGAVAPASDFQSLSRLHENRACPCGQSECQCVGWQGMEVYSFSGLRNVISECERNLPGPGDASQSASRQRTQSSTAASGSPRSCSEQARAYVDDITIEDLSGYMEYYLYIPKKMSHMAEMMYT; the protein is encoded by the exons ATGGAATCCGAAGGAAAAGACCGTGAAGAAGAGACCCTGCAGACAGCCTTTAAAAAACTGAGAGTGGACGCCGAAAG TGCCTCGGCTGCTGTTCATGTTTGTGAGACTACAAGAACAGCAGCACGATCCGGCACAGAGGGCGCAAAGTCTAAAATGTCCAGCCCTAAGGAGAACTGGCATGG ATGCATGCGTAAGTCCTCCAGGGGAGCTGTGAGGAGCCAGAGAAGGAGACGGTCAAAGTCCCCCATTCTTCATCCTCCCAAGTTCACCTACTGCAGCTCGAAAATGTCTCCACCCCCCGGACACCTGAAGCACAAGAGTCCACCAGAGTCTGAGGATGCTTGTGCTTCCCTGGGGGTTCCGGCCAAAAAGGAGCTCCTGTTGTCCGGCCACAGCTCGCCTGTATTTGGTGCCACTGGTTATGAAACGCACGTTACCGCGTCACGGGATGGCCTTGGCTCTCCGCACCTCAGCCCCCGACCTCATTCGGACGAGGACAGCTCCGAGGGCTTCCCGTTTTTGGGTGCTGACCGCTGCCCCCTCGGCGGGACCCTCGTAGCCGCCGCCGATCCCGGAGCCGTGGCTCCCGCCTCTGACTTCCAGTCGCTGTCTCGGCTGCATGAGAACAGAGCGTGCCCGTGCGGCCAGAGCGAGTGCCAGTGTGTTGGCTGGCAGGGCATGGAGGTGTACTCCTTCAGCGGCCTCAGGAACGTCATCTCGGAGTGCGAGCGGAACCTTCCGGGCCCTGGGGATGCATCGCAGAGCGCCTCGCGTCAGCGGACTCAGAGCTCCACTGCAGCCTCCGGCTCTCCGCGCTCCTGTTCGGAACAGGCTCGCGCCTATGTTGACGACATCACAATAGAGGACCTTTCTGGCTACATGGAATACTACCTTTACATCCCTAAGAAAATGTCTCACATGGCTGAGATGATGTATACCTGA